Proteins encoded in a region of the Armatimonadota bacterium genome:
- a CDS encoding glycosyltransferase → MDQASLRIAYVGLNSGTSLHRANALRRIGHTVDVFDPSAHLPRKGYLWKFHYETGGMFIGKEIGAKTWEAMAPHDFDVVWVDHGRFIGPEFVRECRSAGLKTVVLNIDDPFGTRDRYSWKLFRKTIPEYDLVVVFRELNVPEAKALGAKEVMRIMMCADEVAHAPRQITAVNVRKYSSDVLFVGTWMPGRDEFLLRLVEHGVPLSIVGDRWQMAKEWNSLVPYWRSPGVYNDDEYATWIQCSKICIGLLSEGNRDMHTTRSTEIPMIGSLLCAERTPEHGAMYVEGEEAVFWSDADECARQCVALLADEPRRLAITEAGQERVFKNGFLNERVMGAVLDRLAGNPVEDVRTSWTNLK, encoded by the coding sequence GTGGACCAGGCTTCGTTGCGCATCGCCTACGTCGGGCTCAACTCGGGGACCAGCCTCCATCGGGCCAACGCGTTGAGGCGCATCGGCCACACCGTCGACGTGTTCGACCCCTCCGCACACTTGCCGCGCAAGGGCTATCTCTGGAAATTCCATTACGAGACCGGTGGCATGTTCATCGGAAAGGAGATCGGGGCGAAGACATGGGAAGCCATGGCCCCGCACGACTTCGACGTGGTCTGGGTCGACCATGGACGGTTCATTGGGCCGGAGTTCGTCCGGGAGTGCCGTTCAGCCGGGCTGAAAACGGTCGTGCTCAACATCGACGACCCCTTCGGAACGAGGGACCGATATTCTTGGAAGCTGTTCCGGAAAACGATCCCCGAATACGATCTGGTCGTCGTTTTCCGCGAGCTGAACGTTCCCGAGGCCAAGGCACTGGGAGCGAAAGAAGTCATGCGCATCATGATGTGCGCGGACGAGGTCGCCCATGCCCCGCGGCAAATCACGGCCGTCAACGTCCGTAAATACTCCAGCGACGTCCTCTTCGTAGGCACGTGGATGCCCGGTCGGGACGAGTTCCTTCTCCGACTGGTGGAACACGGCGTCCCACTGTCCATCGTCGGCGACCGGTGGCAAATGGCCAAGGAGTGGAACTCGCTCGTTCCGTATTGGAGGTCGCCCGGCGTCTACAACGACGACGAGTACGCCACCTGGATCCAGTGCTCGAAGATCTGCATCGGCCTGCTCAGTGAAGGGAACCGCGACATGCATACGACCCGCAGCACGGAGATCCCCATGATCGGATCGCTCCTTTGCGCCGAACGGACACCAGAGCACGGTGCGATGTACGTCGAGGGAGAAGAGGCCGTCTTCTGGTCGGACGCCGACGAGTGCGCCCGTCAGTGCGTCGCCCTGCTCGCCGACGAACCTCGAAGGCTCGCGATCACCGAGGCGGGGCAAGAACGGGTGTTCAAGAACGGATTCTTGAACGAACGGGTCATGGGTGCGGTCTTGGACCGCTTAGCCGGGAATCCCGTCGAAGACGTCAGAACCTCTTGGACCAACTTAAAGTGA
- a CDS encoding pre-16S rRNA-processing nuclease YqgF, protein MTALGERTVLAVDPGSSKCGMAVVHRSVAGRLDLLWRAVVPTGQLKDRVLEAVREHAFSMVIVGSGTRSKDIVAGIRESLPSVGILVVDERDTTLKARERYWEHNPRRGWRKLLPSTLQTPPEPVDDFVALILAERVLSD, encoded by the coding sequence ATGACGGCTCTCGGAGAACGGACGGTGTTGGCGGTCGACCCGGGGAGCAGCAAGTGCGGCATGGCCGTGGTCCATCGGTCGGTCGCCGGAAGGCTCGATCTGCTGTGGCGTGCGGTCGTCCCCACAGGACAACTCAAGGACCGCGTCTTGGAAGCCGTCCGAGAGCACGCCTTTTCGATGGTGATCGTCGGCTCTGGGACGAGGTCGAAGGATATCGTCGCAGGAATCCGGGAGAGCCTGCCCAGCGTCGGGATCCTGGTCGTCGACGAACGGGACACGACCCTCAAGGCGAGGGAACGCTACTGGGAACACAACCCCCGTCGGGGTTGGAGAAAGCTGCTCCCGTCGACGCTACAGACGCCGCCGGAACCCGTCGACGACTTTGTCGCCCTGATCCTTGCGGAACGTGTCCTTTCGGACTAG
- a CDS encoding DUF3084 domain-containing protein, whose translation MSPTGLFFIAVVVVLSGLLAYWGDLIGRHFGKKRKTIGRLRPRHTAALFTALFGMIASLVTIGLLILFSTPVRVMILEGDRMRSQLVALNKKLETADDSVRQSEVELEKTRSEVKVEQGRVKAEQAKLRKSQLNIAELKKASTALTEQAKRVRTDLSNVRRSLSSLKHEFDRVRAEYRSVDARRSYAVNELNEIKRENLRLDQEVLRQNTELKRLEKDRNELKKDLETLQSDFNTSKSQLDLVRGDLKEVQGNYEQAKADLEQARAELQSVKTSAEELVRRTAFIPRTQRLIFDRGDELARIQVGGRLTLAEARNYVIAILKDASDTALQRGAEPTTRGGPAAVLGDVIGPGGKPRTDKEKIDDKTAELAGKDRNQVILANSWFNAFLGEPVLIQLTVKNNPIVYRSGQVVIETRFDGQKSEEQIVKALTEFLNANIAAKAVRDGMIPAVGTSLPLGTFESDATLALVREIKAVNRVIRVQFLASQETRAADRLKLEFRLR comes from the coding sequence ATGAGCCCGACCGGCCTGTTCTTCATCGCGGTCGTCGTCGTCCTCAGCGGACTCCTCGCCTACTGGGGAGACCTGATCGGTCGGCACTTCGGCAAGAAACGGAAGACCATCGGTCGGCTCCGACCGCGGCACACTGCCGCGCTGTTCACGGCCCTGTTCGGCATGATCGCGTCCTTGGTCACGATCGGACTGCTGATCCTCTTTTCAACCCCCGTCCGGGTCATGATCCTCGAAGGCGACCGGATGAGGAGCCAGCTCGTCGCGCTGAACAAGAAGCTCGAAACCGCAGACGACTCGGTCCGCCAATCGGAAGTCGAACTCGAGAAGACTCGGAGCGAAGTCAAGGTCGAGCAAGGCCGGGTCAAAGCCGAACAAGCCAAGCTCCGCAAGTCGCAACTCAACATCGCCGAACTGAAAAAGGCCTCGACCGCCCTCACCGAGCAGGCCAAGCGCGTCCGCACCGACCTTTCGAACGTGCGACGGAGCCTGTCGTCCCTCAAACACGAGTTCGACCGCGTCCGTGCCGAGTACAGGAGCGTCGACGCCCGGCGAAGCTACGCCGTTAACGAACTGAACGAGATCAAGCGGGAGAACCTGCGGCTCGACCAGGAGGTCCTCCGCCAGAACACAGAACTAAAGCGGCTTGAAAAGGACCGGAACGAACTGAAGAAGGACCTCGAGACGTTGCAGTCCGACTTCAACACGTCAAAGTCGCAACTCGACCTCGTCCGGGGAGACTTGAAAGAAGTCCAAGGGAACTATGAACAAGCCAAGGCCGATCTCGAGCAAGCCCGCGCCGAGCTCCAATCGGTCAAGACCAGCGCGGAAGAACTCGTCCGCCGGACAGCCTTCATCCCACGGACGCAGCGCCTGATCTTCGACAGGGGCGACGAACTTGCCCGTATCCAAGTCGGCGGGCGCTTGACTTTGGCCGAAGCCCGAAACTACGTGATCGCGATACTCAAGGACGCCTCCGACACCGCGCTTCAGCGAGGCGCGGAGCCGACGACCCGGGGCGGCCCTGCGGCCGTGCTTGGCGACGTCATCGGGCCCGGTGGAAAACCCAGGACGGACAAGGAAAAGATCGACGATAAGACGGCGGAACTGGCGGGGAAGGACAGGAACCAAGTCATCTTGGCCAACTCCTGGTTCAATGCGTTCTTAGGCGAGCCCGTCTTGATCCAGTTGACGGTCAAGAACAATCCGATCGTCTATCGGTCCGGTCAAGTCGTCATCGAAACCCGGTTCGACGGTCAGAAGTCGGAAGAGCAGATCGTCAAGGCGTTGACCGAATTCTTGAACGCGAACATCGCGGCAAAAGCCGTCCGCGACGGCATGATCCCGGCCGTCGGCACGTCGCTCCCGTTGGGAACGTTCGAGTCCGACGCGACCCTGGCCCTCGTCCGGGAGATCAAAGCGGTCAACAGGGTCATCCGCGTCCAGTTCCTGGCCTCGCAAGAAACGCGAGCCGCCGACCGTCTCAAGCTAGAATTCCGGTTGCGATGA
- a CDS encoding very short patch repair endonuclease, with the protein MQSNRGKDTKPELALRRALWAAGLRGYRKNVRKWPGTPDVVYGRAKVAVFVHGCFWHGHGCAKASIPRSNRTFWTAKIERNQSRFLEQVSSLEAEGFRVLTVWECELKTGVEEVVTRIGRLLSEQS; encoded by the coding sequence ATGCAGTCGAACCGGGGCAAGGACACCAAGCCCGAACTGGCTCTTCGTAGGGCCTTGTGGGCGGCGGGCCTCCGTGGCTATCGTAAGAACGTACGGAAGTGGCCAGGGACACCGGACGTCGTGTACGGAAGGGCGAAGGTCGCGGTCTTCGTACACGGGTGTTTCTGGCACGGGCACGGTTGCGCCAAGGCCAGTATCCCGCGTTCGAACCGGACGTTTTGGACGGCGAAGATCGAGAGGAACCAAAGTCGGTTCCTTGAGCAGGTCTCGTCCCTCGAAGCCGAGGGCTTTCGTGTCCTCACGGTCTGGGAATGTGAGCTGAAAACCGGCGTGGAAGAGGTCGTCACCCGCATTGGAAGGCTCCTCTCGGAGCAATCTTGA
- a CDS encoding S9 family peptidase, whose translation MPKRLVTAADLLTFQFVGDSQLSPDGSAVLFSKRHIDDKNAYVTNLFSVDVRTREVRQWTQGTGGAGAGRWSSDGSRIAFIGGRDKPGAQIYVLSTAGGEARKLTTLPEGSIGALMWSPDGRSIAFLFRESHPARTEAAKKERTEKGQSDPPWEIDTLFYKMDGDGYFGGQRFKLYVCDTETGEYRELYAKDPLGFYSFDWLPDSSGLVVAHSAAKDPLLDKPNDQLFIVPLKGRAKAVSCNTKGQKGSPRVSPDGKTVAYIGSDRPEDPWGVHNLRLWTLPLAGGEARCLTAGDDVCLDVLTLSDTMLGHTADGGGSGLVQWSPDGKRIFVSVGWEGSVDVGIVDVKKGGITMVTKGEHVVIGCNLSKDASTMAVTFGDALKLMEVGVLDTAKGTVKPLTSFNAAVLDGLELSKPKSVRIASTNGVKVQAWVMAPTGAKKDKAGRSAVVLEIHGGPHAQYGWSFFHEFQVLCSEGYTVVFSNPRGSKGYGEEFCAAIRGDWGNKDWDDVSAVKDWIKKQAWADPARLGVMGGSYGGYMTNWAVSHTHDFKAAITDRCVFNWLSMAGNSDFPLNKDGYFGGQAWGPLDKIGKLWQQSPISHFASVKTPMLIIHSEGDYRCHVEQSEQVFYVLKSLGVETRYVRFPVSTSHGLSRGGPPDLRIHRLNEITAWWRRYLVK comes from the coding sequence ATGCCGAAACGCCTCGTCACCGCCGCCGATCTGTTGACGTTCCAGTTCGTCGGCGACAGCCAGTTGTCGCCTGACGGGTCAGCGGTTTTGTTCTCGAAGCGTCACATCGACGACAAAAACGCCTACGTCACCAACCTCTTCTCTGTGGACGTACGCACGAGGGAGGTCCGTCAGTGGACGCAGGGTACGGGCGGAGCGGGAGCCGGACGCTGGTCTTCAGACGGATCGAGGATCGCCTTTATCGGGGGCCGGGACAAACCCGGCGCACAGATCTACGTCCTCTCGACCGCAGGCGGCGAGGCACGCAAGCTGACGACGCTGCCCGAGGGTTCGATCGGCGCGTTGATGTGGTCGCCGGACGGTCGTTCGATCGCCTTCCTGTTCCGAGAGTCGCATCCTGCCAGGACGGAGGCGGCCAAGAAGGAGCGGACCGAGAAGGGCCAGAGCGACCCACCCTGGGAGATCGACACGCTGTTCTATAAGATGGACGGCGACGGTTATTTCGGCGGTCAGCGGTTCAAACTGTACGTCTGCGACACGGAGACTGGCGAGTACCGCGAGCTCTATGCCAAAGATCCGCTCGGGTTCTATTCCTTCGATTGGCTTCCCGACTCGTCCGGTCTTGTCGTCGCCCACTCGGCGGCGAAAGACCCGCTGCTAGACAAGCCCAACGACCAACTGTTCATCGTGCCCCTTAAGGGTCGGGCGAAAGCCGTATCCTGCAACACCAAGGGGCAAAAGGGCTCGCCCAGAGTTTCGCCCGACGGCAAGACGGTCGCCTACATCGGATCGGACAGGCCAGAAGATCCCTGGGGAGTCCACAATTTGCGGCTCTGGACCTTGCCTCTTGCGGGAGGCGAAGCCCGGTGCCTGACGGCCGGAGACGACGTGTGCCTTGACGTCCTGACGCTTAGCGACACGATGTTAGGGCACACCGCCGACGGCGGGGGGAGCGGCCTGGTCCAATGGTCGCCTGATGGAAAGAGGATCTTCGTCAGTGTCGGCTGGGAAGGATCGGTCGACGTCGGGATCGTCGACGTCAAGAAGGGCGGGATCACGATGGTAACGAAGGGCGAACACGTCGTGATCGGTTGCAACCTCTCCAAGGACGCTTCGACCATGGCCGTGACCTTCGGCGATGCGCTCAAGCTGATGGAGGTCGGGGTGTTGGACACCGCGAAGGGGACGGTCAAACCGCTGACCTCGTTCAATGCGGCCGTACTGGACGGGCTTGAACTCTCCAAACCGAAGTCGGTCCGGATCGCTTCGACGAACGGGGTCAAGGTTCAAGCTTGGGTCATGGCGCCGACGGGCGCGAAGAAGGACAAGGCCGGTCGGTCCGCCGTCGTGCTTGAAATCCATGGCGGGCCGCACGCCCAGTACGGATGGAGTTTCTTCCACGAGTTTCAAGTCTTATGCTCGGAGGGCTATACCGTGGTCTTCAGCAACCCTCGCGGTTCGAAGGGGTACGGGGAGGAGTTCTGTGCCGCGATCCGGGGGGATTGGGGCAACAAGGACTGGGACGACGTGTCCGCGGTCAAGGACTGGATCAAGAAGCAGGCCTGGGCCGATCCGGCCCGGCTCGGAGTCATGGGCGGATCTTATGGGGGCTACATGACGAACTGGGCCGTGTCCCATACGCACGACTTCAAGGCGGCCATTACCGACCGGTGCGTGTTCAACTGGCTCTCGATGGCGGGTAACTCGGACTTCCCGTTGAACAAAGACGGATATTTCGGCGGGCAAGCATGGGGCCCTCTGGACAAGATCGGCAAACTTTGGCAGCAGTCGCCCATCTCCCACTTCGCGTCGGTCAAGACTCCGATGCTCATCATCCATTCGGAGGGCGACTATCGTTGCCATGTCGAGCAGAGCGAACAAGTGTTCTACGTCTTGAAGTCCCTGGGAGTCGAGACGCGGTACGTCCGGTTTCCGGTGTCGACGTCGCACGGTTTGTCCCGCGGAGGGCCGCCCGACTTGCGGATCCACCGGTTGAACGAGATCACGGCCTGGTGGCGCCGCTACCTGGTCAAGTAA
- a CDS encoding 5'-nucleotidase C-terminal domain-containing protein — MRRFLLAGLVAVSAVAWADTTVTFIHTNDLHAHVEPVKVKGQDLGGYARQATVIKRLKASAVNPLVLNGGDTFQGTLYFNVYKGMADAAFMNAVGYQAMAVGNHEFDLGPSALADFARAVDFPILAANLDLENEPALKGLIKASTVLEAGGVKVGIVGAVTPELPQISNIGDNVRLKPLVESVQAEVDALSSQGIDKIVLVSHCGYGLEKQVATKLRGVDMVVGGHTHTFLGDTKLPGDLRSGGPYPTVVKGADGATVLVVQSWEWGKVVGHIVVTFDDGGKVKAWSKDQPTAVTSDVPEDPLVRSMVAALRKPIEELMTKDVGRTKADVPKSGPGAQGVMADMITDAMLEATVKQGSVVALMNEGGIRSALNAGRITYGDAISVQPFNNTLTIVDLTGQELKEALESGVLFVSAGTSFTVRSGKVSDLVVAGRPVELEKTYRCTFNSFVAKGGDGLEVVKNAKGYRYDTGLLDIDALLDYLKSKGEIDLKPQNRIRRG; from the coding sequence ATGAGGCGCTTCTTATTGGCGGGACTGGTCGCCGTATCCGCCGTGGCTTGGGCCGACACGACCGTCACCTTCATCCATACCAACGACCTTCACGCACATGTCGAACCTGTGAAGGTGAAGGGACAGGATCTGGGAGGGTATGCCCGGCAAGCCACCGTCATCAAGCGCCTGAAGGCGTCCGCAGTGAACCCGCTCGTCCTCAACGGCGGCGACACGTTCCAAGGGACGCTCTATTTCAACGTTTACAAAGGAATGGCCGACGCCGCGTTCATGAACGCGGTCGGGTATCAGGCGATGGCGGTGGGCAACCACGAATTCGATCTCGGTCCCTCGGCCCTAGCGGACTTCGCCCGCGCCGTCGACTTCCCGATCCTCGCGGCCAACCTCGATCTTGAAAACGAACCCGCGCTGAAAGGTCTCATCAAGGCGTCGACGGTCTTAGAGGCCGGCGGGGTCAAGGTCGGTATCGTCGGCGCCGTAACGCCCGAGCTTCCCCAGATTTCGAACATCGGCGATAACGTCCGTCTCAAGCCGCTCGTCGAAAGCGTCCAAGCCGAGGTCGACGCCTTGTCGTCACAAGGGATCGACAAGATCGTCCTCGTCAGTCATTGTGGGTACGGTCTTGAAAAGCAGGTCGCGACCAAGTTGCGAGGCGTCGACATGGTCGTGGGTGGGCACACGCACACCTTTCTGGGCGACACGAAGCTACCAGGCGACTTGCGGAGCGGCGGCCCTTACCCCACCGTCGTCAAAGGAGCCGACGGCGCAACGGTCCTGGTCGTCCAGTCGTGGGAATGGGGGAAGGTCGTCGGGCACATCGTGGTGACCTTCGACGACGGTGGCAAGGTGAAAGCGTGGTCGAAGGACCAACCGACGGCCGTGACGTCCGATGTCCCTGAGGATCCATTGGTCCGCTCGATGGTCGCGGCCCTAAGGAAGCCCATTGAAGAACTGATGACCAAGGACGTGGGCCGGACCAAGGCCGACGTCCCCAAAAGCGGCCCGGGCGCACAAGGGGTCATGGCCGACATGATCACGGACGCGATGTTAGAAGCCACGGTGAAGCAAGGGTCGGTCGTGGCCCTCATGAACGAGGGTGGGATCCGGTCGGCGCTGAACGCGGGGCGTATCACGTACGGCGACGCGATCTCCGTCCAACCCTTCAACAACACGCTGACCATCGTCGACTTGACGGGCCAGGAACTGAAGGAAGCACTGGAGTCGGGAGTCCTCTTCGTTTCCGCTGGAACGAGCTTCACGGTCCGGAGCGGCAAAGTGTCGGACCTGGTCGTCGCCGGCCGTCCTGTCGAACTGGAGAAGACCTATCGCTGCACGTTCAATTCCTTCGTGGCCAAGGGAGGCGACGGCCTCGAGGTCGTCAAGAACGCCAAGGGGTATCGGTACGACACCGGGCTTCTCGACATTGACGCCTTGCTCGACTATCTCAAGTCCAAGGGAGAGATCGACCTCAAGCCGCAGAACCGGATCCGTCGGGGATGA
- the purQ gene encoding phosphoribosylformylglycinamidine synthase subunit PurQ has product MKVAVVRFPGSNCDQDALWSLRNDVGVPAEYVWHEATSLDGFGAVFLPGGFSYGDYLRCGAMAARAPIMAEVARFAREGRPVIGVCNGFQVLCEAGLLEGALLQNASEKFVHADVHLLPVNRVSFWTQGVTGIVRCPVAHGEGRYVCDHDTLERLQDEDRIAFRYVGPDGQASASANPNGSTDDIAGVLNATGNVLGLMPHPERATRPLLGSSDGLKVLGALQAAVGVGA; this is encoded by the coding sequence TTGAAGGTCGCGGTCGTCCGGTTTCCAGGAAGCAATTGCGACCAAGACGCTTTGTGGTCGCTCCGCAATGATGTCGGTGTCCCGGCGGAGTACGTCTGGCACGAAGCGACCAGCCTCGACGGTTTCGGAGCCGTGTTCCTCCCTGGGGGGTTTTCCTATGGCGACTACCTACGGTGCGGCGCGATGGCGGCCCGGGCGCCCATCATGGCCGAGGTCGCAAGGTTCGCTCGTGAGGGCCGGCCCGTCATCGGGGTCTGTAACGGTTTCCAAGTCCTTTGTGAGGCCGGTTTGCTCGAAGGCGCCCTCCTTCAAAACGCGAGCGAGAAGTTCGTCCACGCCGACGTCCACCTGCTGCCCGTCAACCGGGTCAGCTTCTGGACGCAAGGAGTGACCGGTATCGTCCGGTGTCCCGTGGCCCACGGGGAGGGCCGTTACGTGTGCGACCACGACACGCTCGAACGGCTACAAGACGAGGACAGGATCGCGTTCCGTTATGTCGGCCCTGACGGGCAGGCGTCGGCTTCGGCCAATCCTAACGGGTCGACCGACGACATCGCCGGCGTCTTGAACGCGACGGGGAACGTCCTCGGCCTCATGCCTCACCCGGAACGCGCGACACGCCCTCTTCTCGGGTCGTCCGACGGGCTCAAGGTCTTGGGCGCGCTTCAGGCGGCGGTCGGCGTCGGAGCCTGA
- a CDS encoding ATP-binding protein, producing the protein MSTAEWWDEARRVAEDSAERVRTLGRAKVDPTEAAAFVHRFLLRAGLIIALEPQRWLREPTGRPYWASLCEAPDVPYRFDQRLSLLFFSGLGQPSRRARQLVRSQIGDVPYLGTGLFDPDTFESDQTEGGAPAMIPEPVVEWIRSDGAARLATASLAGLATGSECWDSSEHVHDPECGRGDRLAEAALRIASASNGDDRLLVARLDGSLSGLDSDVLNVQTARFRIALIGLASQSGPEPVPLLDLRRTVRVGVAAKSGVSALVEGARVEFKAAFDWNPAKGQRSGDLQAGVLRTIAAFLNTEGGSLYIGVSDDGTVTGIEEELATLSDADPRDVFEGRIREALKNHVEPLPLHLVELRFIKEQSKEVIRIDVLPSPGITYFVRKGPDGRLQEDVCVRDGNRTLSLSGRARDQFVVRKSGG; encoded by the coding sequence TTGAGCACGGCTGAGTGGTGGGACGAGGCGCGCCGGGTCGCTGAGGACTCGGCGGAACGGGTCCGGACTCTTGGCCGGGCGAAGGTCGACCCGACCGAAGCCGCAGCGTTTGTCCACCGTTTCCTTCTACGGGCCGGATTGATCATCGCCTTGGAACCCCAGCGCTGGCTTCGCGAGCCGACAGGCCGGCCGTATTGGGCGTCGCTGTGCGAGGCGCCGGACGTGCCTTACCGCTTCGACCAACGGCTGTCCCTTCTCTTCTTCTCCGGGTTAGGCCAGCCGTCGCGCCGGGCGCGCCAGCTTGTCCGGTCACAGATCGGGGACGTCCCCTACCTTGGGACAGGCCTTTTCGACCCGGACACGTTCGAGTCCGACCAGACAGAGGGCGGGGCCCCTGCCATGATTCCGGAGCCGGTCGTCGAATGGATCCGCAGCGATGGTGCGGCACGGCTGGCGACCGCTTCCCTCGCCGGGCTCGCGACAGGATCCGAATGTTGGGACTCTTCGGAACATGTCCACGACCCCGAATGTGGACGCGGCGACCGGTTGGCCGAAGCTGCGCTCCGGATCGCGTCTGCCTCGAACGGAGACGACAGGCTCCTTGTCGCACGTTTGGACGGTTCTTTGAGCGGATTGGACAGCGACGTCTTGAACGTCCAAACGGCCCGGTTCCGGATCGCCCTGATCGGTCTGGCTTCGCAGAGCGGTCCTGAGCCGGTCCCGCTCCTCGACCTTCGACGAACGGTCCGGGTCGGTGTCGCAGCTAAGTCGGGCGTCTCCGCACTGGTCGAAGGGGCGAGGGTCGAGTTCAAGGCCGCTTTTGACTGGAATCCGGCCAAGGGGCAGCGCAGCGGCGACTTGCAGGCAGGCGTCCTTCGGACGATCGCCGCATTCCTGAACACAGAAGGGGGCTCGCTTTATATCGGAGTCAGCGACGATGGAACCGTAACCGGAATCGAAGAAGAACTGGCGACATTGAGCGACGCCGATCCGCGGGATGTCTTCGAGGGCCGGATCCGAGAGGCCCTGAAGAACCATGTCGAACCGCTCCCGCTTCACCTTGTAGAGCTGAGATTCATTAAGGAACAGTCGAAAGAAGTTATACGTATCGACGTGTTGCCAAGTCCTGGAATCACGTACTTTGTCCGTAAGGGCCCCGATGGTCGACTCCAGGAAGACGTCTGCGTCCGCGACGGTAACCGAACGTTAAGCCTCTCGGGCCGCGCACGGGACCAGTTCGTCGTCCGTAAGTCGGGTGGGTAG
- a CDS encoding helix-turn-helix transcriptional regulator, with translation MAQFFRISLKSAPAILGIGSYSTAETVLSWHQPADKWQIVATTFGGLVTCNGFEVPFEPSTVLVFPPRARCQIVRSGPEPYQQLYCWFQPDDSKEEEVAVPQCKEIGDRMTWLIQDWLRVIDRLPFSRVSQVSLVWQVLWSIAEGPQNVRRSVYVERVEGLIHERISRSIRVADLAREVQLSQSQLNRLFRQEHGTTVQEYIRLERVNLACRLLTSTTEPIKSIAVRCGVPELSNFGKLIRDTLGASPRQIRAERKLPSLFVDLQHSEEKLQKQTGRV, from the coding sequence ATGGCCCAATTCTTTCGAATCAGCCTGAAATCAGCCCCCGCTATCCTCGGAATTGGTAGTTATTCGACCGCAGAGACGGTGCTGTCTTGGCACCAGCCGGCCGACAAGTGGCAAATCGTCGCCACGACGTTCGGCGGACTGGTGACGTGTAACGGGTTCGAGGTCCCCTTCGAGCCGTCGACCGTCCTCGTGTTCCCGCCGCGGGCCCGGTGCCAGATCGTACGGTCAGGCCCCGAGCCGTACCAGCAACTGTACTGTTGGTTCCAACCGGACGACTCCAAAGAGGAGGAAGTCGCCGTGCCCCAATGCAAAGAGATCGGCGATCGGATGACGTGGCTGATCCAGGACTGGCTCCGGGTCATCGACCGCCTGCCGTTCAGCCGCGTCAGCCAGGTCTCGCTCGTGTGGCAAGTCCTTTGGAGCATCGCGGAGGGTCCCCAGAACGTCCGCCGAAGCGTCTATGTCGAACGGGTCGAGGGTCTGATCCACGAGCGGATCTCTCGGAGCATCCGTGTCGCCGACCTCGCCCGCGAAGTCCAGCTTTCTCAAAGCCAATTGAACCGGCTGTTCCGACAAGAGCACGGGACGACCGTCCAAGAGTACATCCGGCTCGAACGCGTCAATCTCGCTTGCCGACTCCTGACATCGACGACCGAACCGATCAAGTCCATCGCGGTGCGGTGTGGCGTGCCCGAACTCTCGAACTTCGGCAAGCTCATCAGGGACACGCTCGGGGCCTCTCCGCGCCAGATACGGGCCGAACGCAAACTCCCGAGCCTCTTCGTCGACTTGCAGCATTCGGAAGAGAAGCTTCAAAAACAGACCGGGCGGGTCTGA
- the purS gene encoding phosphoribosylformylglycinamidine synthase subunit PurS, with protein sequence MVKVRVFVTLKPSLLDSAGRTVAGSLKKLGYSEVQDARIGKIVELVVDEPREERIKEMCERLLTNPVIEDFRFEVVA encoded by the coding sequence ATGGTCAAAGTCCGCGTGTTCGTCACCCTGAAACCGTCGCTGCTCGACTCAGCCGGTCGGACGGTCGCGGGCTCGCTGAAGAAACTCGGCTATTCAGAGGTCCAGGACGCCCGGATCGGCAAGATCGTCGAACTGGTCGTCGACGAACCTCGGGAAGAGCGCATCAAAGAAATGTGCGAGCGCCTCCTGACGAACCCCGTGATCGAGGACTTCCGATTTGAGGTCGTCGCTTGA